In Plutella xylostella chromosome 4, ilPluXylo3.1, whole genome shotgun sequence, a genomic segment contains:
- the LOC105389129 gene encoding peptidyl-prolyl cis-trans isomerase, rhodopsin-specific isozyme isoform X1 gives MKKYLFFWILFVAKCFLVTDARQFRVTDQVYLDIENEETKLGRVVIGLFGDLAPKAVRNFKVLATKGINGKSYKGTHFNRIVKRFMVQAGDVVLDNGKGSISIYGETFKDENLDTKHTLAGFVSMANNGKNTNGCQFFITLTGAPYLDGTHTVIGKVVEGQNIVHMIEHTPTDSDDRPKYRVVIADCGLLPTEPYYISDDPYDLKAWIKASALPLSMSFSILGFFHWLMRKMEI, from the exons atgaaaaagtatttgtttttttggaTTCTATTTGTAGCTAAATGTTTTCTTGTGACTGAT GCTCGCCAATTCCGAGTGACGGATCAAGTTTATTTAGATATCGAGAATGAAGAGACAAAGCTGGGGCGGGTTGTCATTGGTCTATTTGGAGACTTAGCACCAAAAGCTGTTAGAAACTTCAAAGTCTTGGCAACCAAAGGAATCAATGGAAAGTCATATAAGGGAACTCATTTCAATAGAATAGTCAAAAGATTTATGGTTCAAG CCGGTGATGTGGTGTTGGATAATGGCAAGGGATCTATCAGTATATACGGTGAAACATTTAAAGATGAAAACTTGGACACCAAACACACTCTGGCAGGATTTGTGTCCATGGCAAATaatg gcAAAAACACAAATGGATGTCAGTTTTTCATAACTCTAACTGGAGCACCTTATCTGGATGGCACTCACACAGTGATTGGGAAG GTGGTGGAAGGGCAGAACATCGTGCACATGATCGAGCACACTCCCACCGACAGCGACGACCGTCCCAAGTACCGCGTCGTGATAGCGGACTGCGGCCTGCTGCCTACTGAACCTTACTACATTTCTGATGACCCATACGA tCTGAAGGCGTGGATTAAAGCATCTGCCCTGCCGCTGTCGATGTCCTTCTCGATCCTGGGCTTCTTCCACTGGCTCATGAGGAAGATGGAGATATAG
- the LOC105389129 gene encoding peptidyl-prolyl cis-trans isomerase, rhodopsin-specific isozyme isoform X2, with protein sequence MLARQFRVTDQVYLDIENEETKLGRVVIGLFGDLAPKAVRNFKVLATKGINGKSYKGTHFNRIVKRFMVQAGDVVLDNGKGSISIYGETFKDENLDTKHTLAGFVSMANNGKNTNGCQFFITLTGAPYLDGTHTVIGKVVEGQNIVHMIEHTPTDSDDRPKYRVVIADCGLLPTEPYYISDDPYDLKAWIKASALPLSMSFSILGFFHWLMRKMEI encoded by the exons ATGTTA GCTCGCCAATTCCGAGTGACGGATCAAGTTTATTTAGATATCGAGAATGAAGAGACAAAGCTGGGGCGGGTTGTCATTGGTCTATTTGGAGACTTAGCACCAAAAGCTGTTAGAAACTTCAAAGTCTTGGCAACCAAAGGAATCAATGGAAAGTCATATAAGGGAACTCATTTCAATAGAATAGTCAAAAGATTTATGGTTCAAG CCGGTGATGTGGTGTTGGATAATGGCAAGGGATCTATCAGTATATACGGTGAAACATTTAAAGATGAAAACTTGGACACCAAACACACTCTGGCAGGATTTGTGTCCATGGCAAATaatg gcAAAAACACAAATGGATGTCAGTTTTTCATAACTCTAACTGGAGCACCTTATCTGGATGGCACTCACACAGTGATTGGGAAG GTGGTGGAAGGGCAGAACATCGTGCACATGATCGAGCACACTCCCACCGACAGCGACGACCGTCCCAAGTACCGCGTCGTGATAGCGGACTGCGGCCTGCTGCCTACTGAACCTTACTACATTTCTGATGACCCATACGA tCTGAAGGCGTGGATTAAAGCATCTGCCCTGCCGCTGTCGATGTCCTTCTCGATCCTGGGCTTCTTCCACTGGCTCATGAGGAAGATGGAGATATAG
- the LOC105389129 gene encoding peptidyl-prolyl cis-trans isomerase, rhodopsin-specific isozyme isoform X3 — MKKYLFFWILFVAKCFLVTDARQFRVTDQVYLDIENEETKLGRVVIGLFGDLAPKAVRNFKVLATKGINGKSYKGTHFNRIVKRFMVQGKNTNGCQFFITLTGAPYLDGTHTVIGKVVEGQNIVHMIEHTPTDSDDRPKYRVVIADCGLLPTEPYYISDDPYDLKAWIKASALPLSMSFSILGFFHWLMRKMEI, encoded by the exons atgaaaaagtatttgtttttttggaTTCTATTTGTAGCTAAATGTTTTCTTGTGACTGAT GCTCGCCAATTCCGAGTGACGGATCAAGTTTATTTAGATATCGAGAATGAAGAGACAAAGCTGGGGCGGGTTGTCATTGGTCTATTTGGAGACTTAGCACCAAAAGCTGTTAGAAACTTCAAAGTCTTGGCAACCAAAGGAATCAATGGAAAGTCATATAAGGGAACTCATTTCAATAGAATAGTCAAAAGATTTATGGTTCAAG gcAAAAACACAAATGGATGTCAGTTTTTCATAACTCTAACTGGAGCACCTTATCTGGATGGCACTCACACAGTGATTGGGAAG GTGGTGGAAGGGCAGAACATCGTGCACATGATCGAGCACACTCCCACCGACAGCGACGACCGTCCCAAGTACCGCGTCGTGATAGCGGACTGCGGCCTGCTGCCTACTGAACCTTACTACATTTCTGATGACCCATACGA tCTGAAGGCGTGGATTAAAGCATCTGCCCTGCCGCTGTCGATGTCCTTCTCGATCCTGGGCTTCTTCCACTGGCTCATGAGGAAGATGGAGATATAG